A single window of Flagellimonas maritima DNA harbors:
- a CDS encoding cyanophycinase yields the protein MSVKGILIPIGGNEDKGVETHERNNLEFIGDGILARVVQESGGADALIVVVPTASSIPDEVGQNYIKAFGKLGCTNVRIMDIRKREESEEHANIALAGKADCIMFSGGNQSEIIRKIGGTTIHKILLDRYQNEKFVIAGTSAGAMCMSHEMITGGSSKESFIKGAVGMAEGMGFIPNLIIDSHFIRRGRFGRLAEAVAKYPELLGVGLAEDTGLVIKNCNTFEVIGSGMVIIFDPSNLKHNNEKILSEGAPMSLSNLKTHILANGDRFNIRQRKLHVLPLDSPMV from the coding sequence ATGAGCGTTAAAGGAATATTGATTCCAATTGGGGGGAATGAGGATAAAGGAGTTGAAACACATGAACGGAACAATTTAGAGTTTATCGGCGACGGAATCTTGGCACGAGTGGTGCAAGAGAGCGGTGGTGCGGATGCTCTTATAGTAGTAGTGCCAACTGCTTCAAGTATTCCTGATGAGGTCGGTCAAAACTATATTAAAGCCTTTGGTAAATTAGGTTGTACCAATGTTCGGATAATGGATATTAGAAAACGTGAAGAATCCGAAGAACATGCGAATATAGCTTTGGCAGGAAAAGCTGATTGTATCATGTTTTCGGGCGGAAATCAATCCGAAATCATTCGAAAAATAGGAGGGACTACCATCCATAAAATTTTATTGGACAGATATCAAAATGAAAAATTCGTTATTGCCGGAACCAGTGCTGGAGCCATGTGCATGTCACATGAAATGATTACGGGCGGAAGCAGTAAAGAGTCCTTTATAAAAGGGGCTGTAGGTATGGCGGAAGGTATGGGATTTATACCCAACCTAATTATTGACTCCCATTTTATACGAAGAGGAAGATTTGGGAGATTGGCAGAAGCCGTTGCAAAATACCCGGAACTATTGGGTGTGGGTCTCGCGGAAGATACCGGTCTGGTTATAAAAAACTGCAATACTTTTGAGGTAATTGGGTCTGGAATGGTTATCATCTTTGATCCAAGCAATCTTAAACACAATAATGAGAAAATATTATCAGAAGGGGCTCCAATGTCACTTTCTAACCTAAAGACCCATATTTTGGCAAATGGAGACCGGTTCAATATCAGGCAGCGAAAACTTCATGTATTACCGTTGGACTCACCCATGGTCTAA
- a CDS encoding isoaspartyl peptidase/L-asparaginase family protein, which produces MNKIAIALHGGAGTLVKGQMTPSKELLYRQTLKLALNEGYHILQNNGSAIEAATASVVVLEDSPLFNAGKGSVFTANGSHEMDASIMEGKNLNAGAVSLISGIKNPILLAKDVMEKSEHVFLAGTGAQKFAEQLNYTIENEDYFFDELRYQQWMEIRDTDNFQLDHSTKKDSKFGTVGAVACDIDGNVAAATSTGGMTNKRFGRVGDSPMIGSGNYANNRTCAVSCTGSGEFFIRGVVAYDVSCLMEYKGFSLKEATREVVHHRLAKIGGDGGLIAIDTKGNIAMPFNTEGMYRACKTKTSEKIAIYAD; this is translated from the coding sequence ATGAACAAAATAGCGATAGCATTGCACGGTGGAGCAGGTACTTTGGTAAAGGGCCAAATGACCCCATCAAAGGAATTATTGTACAGGCAAACCTTGAAACTGGCCTTAAATGAAGGATATCATATACTCCAAAACAATGGAAGTGCTATTGAAGCTGCTACGGCATCCGTAGTCGTTCTTGAGGACTCCCCTTTGTTCAATGCTGGCAAAGGCAGTGTTTTTACTGCAAACGGATCACATGAAATGGATGCATCCATTATGGAAGGCAAGAATTTGAATGCGGGTGCCGTTTCATTGATTTCAGGAATTAAGAATCCTATTCTTCTGGCAAAGGATGTGATGGAAAAAAGCGAACATGTGTTCCTTGCAGGTACAGGTGCGCAGAAATTTGCCGAACAATTGAATTATACTATTGAAAACGAGGATTATTTCTTTGATGAACTGCGATATCAGCAATGGATGGAAATAAGGGATACCGATAATTTCCAATTAGATCATTCTACAAAAAAAGATTCTAAATTTGGAACCGTTGGTGCGGTCGCATGCGATATTGATGGAAATGTTGCTGCTGCAACCTCAACAGGTGGAATGACCAACAAACGTTTTGGTCGTGTGGGAGACAGTCCTATGATAGGCTCGGGAAATTATGCCAATAACCGAACTTGCGCCGTATCCTGTACCGGTAGTGGAGAATTCTTTATCCGAGGTGTTGTAGCCTATGATGTCTCCTGCCTTATGGAATACAAAGGATTTTCATTGAAAGAAGCTACCAGGGAAGTTGTACACCATAGACTTGCCAAAATTGGGGGCGATGGCGGATTGATTGCTATCGATACCAAAGGAAATATAGCCATGCCGTTTAATACTGAAGGTATGTACAGAGCTTGTAAAACCAAGACCAGTGAAAAAATCGCTATATACGCAGATTAG
- a CDS encoding YpdA family putative bacillithiol disulfide reductase translates to MNIFDVVIIGGGPIGIACGLDAKKQGLSYLIIEKGPIVNSLFNYPINMQFFSSSEKLEIDEIPFISKEAKPKRNEALEYYRRIVTSNQLNIHLFEKVTRVTKNKDSFLVETEKDKYEAKHIIVATGFYDLANTIDVPGENLSKVSHYYKDPHFYASQKLAVVGASNSAIDAALECWRKGADVTLIVRGPEVGQRVKYWVRPDIINRIEEGSIKAYYNTTVKEIKPREIDINTPDGIVTLENDFVLALTGYKPNFKFLEALGIELSKDEKRLPNYNPDTMETNINGLFLAGVICGGMETHKWFIENSRIHAPLIISTIKKSMGSKAE, encoded by the coding sequence ATGAACATATTTGATGTTGTCATTATTGGTGGAGGACCTATAGGTATTGCTTGTGGATTGGATGCAAAAAAACAAGGTCTCTCTTATCTAATCATTGAAAAAGGTCCCATTGTCAATTCACTTTTTAACTATCCCATCAACATGCAATTCTTTTCTTCTTCGGAAAAATTGGAGATTGATGAAATTCCGTTCATAAGTAAAGAGGCCAAACCAAAACGTAATGAAGCGTTGGAATATTATAGAAGGATCGTAACTTCAAATCAGTTGAATATCCATCTATTTGAAAAAGTTACTCGTGTAACGAAAAATAAAGATTCCTTTTTGGTGGAAACTGAAAAGGATAAATATGAAGCCAAACATATAATAGTAGCAACAGGTTTTTATGATTTGGCCAATACTATTGATGTTCCTGGTGAGAACCTTTCAAAAGTTTCGCACTATTATAAAGATCCCCATTTTTACGCCAGTCAAAAGTTAGCAGTTGTTGGTGCCAGTAATTCTGCAATAGATGCTGCATTGGAATGCTGGCGCAAAGGTGCGGATGTCACTTTGATCGTTCGTGGTCCAGAAGTTGGGCAAAGGGTCAAGTATTGGGTTAGACCGGATATTATCAATAGAATAGAAGAGGGAAGCATAAAAGCCTACTATAATACTACGGTCAAGGAGATAAAACCGCGAGAAATCGATATAAATACACCTGATGGAATCGTTACTTTAGAGAATGATTTTGTACTCGCGCTTACAGGATACAAACCCAATTTCAAATTTTTGGAAGCGCTTGGAATTGAACTATCAAAAGATGAAAAAAGATTGCCCAACTACAATCCAGATACTATGGAAACTAACATAAATGGGCTTTTTTTGGCAGGTGTAATCTGTGGAGGTATGGAAACGCATAAATGGTTCATCGAAAATTCAAGAATACATGCTCCCTTAATTATAAGCACAATCAAAAAAAGTATGGGGTCAAAGGCTGAATAG
- the rpe gene encoding ribulose-phosphate 3-epimerase: MNTKVIAPSLLAADFANMQRDVEMVNQSDADWFHLDIMDGVFVPNISFGMPVVHAIAKHAKKTLDVHLMIIDPDRYIKTFAELGAHNLTVHYEACNHLHRTLQAIKAEGMKAGVALNPHTSINLLEDTIQDMDLVCVMSVNPGFGGQSFIENTYQKVNDLRNLIEKKNSKALIEIDGGVNASNAKKLIGAGADILVAGSFVFKSENPTNTIKNLKELIAQ; encoded by the coding sequence TTTCGCTAACATGCAACGTGATGTTGAAATGGTGAATCAAAGCGATGCAGATTGGTTTCATTTGGATATTATGGACGGCGTTTTTGTCCCTAATATTTCTTTTGGTATGCCTGTTGTCCATGCCATTGCAAAACATGCCAAAAAGACTTTGGACGTACATTTGATGATTATTGATCCTGATAGATATATTAAAACATTCGCAGAATTGGGAGCCCATAATTTAACCGTACACTACGAGGCTTGCAATCATCTGCACAGAACTTTACAAGCCATAAAAGCTGAGGGCATGAAAGCAGGAGTGGCACTGAATCCCCATACTTCAATTAATCTCTTGGAAGATACCATTCAAGATATGGATTTGGTTTGTGTAATGAGCGTAAACCCAGGTTTTGGAGGTCAATCTTTTATTGAGAACACCTACCAAAAGGTGAATGACTTAAGAAATCTAATCGAAAAGAAAAACTCTAAGGCACTCATTGAAATTGACGGCGGAGTAAATGCGAGCAATGCCAAAAAACTGATTGGTGCAGGTGCAGATATCCTTGTGGCAGGTAGTTTTGTCTTTAAAAGCGAAAATCCAACAAACACCATAAAAAATCTTAAAGAATTGATTGCCCAATGA